The Azospirillum lipoferum 4B genomic sequence GCCGACCACCACGTCGATGGGCCGGCCCGAATAACCGGTGGTGTTGACGAAGTCGGAGGTGAGATAGGCGTGGCCCATCAGCGCCTCGCCCTTGTAGACCGGGACGGTTGGGGAGTTGGCGGCCGGTGCGCCGAAGCGGTCGGCGCCGGGCACGAGGTCGGTGGGCTGAAGCTTCGCCAGATAGGGCAGCAGCCGGCCGCTGTCGGCGGCATGCGCCGCGGCGATCCCGGTCAGCAGCAGGACGGCGACGAGCGCCGATCCAAGGGCCGATCCTACCCAGCGTTGTAAGCGCGTGAACCTCACGACGGCCATCCTCCGGCTTTCGCTCTTTGGCTTCGGTGTCTCGGACATTGGTGTCTTGGGAGGCATGAAAGCGCGCGGCGGCGGGGGAGTTCTTGACCGCGGTCAAGAGCTGGGCAGTTTGCCGTGGCATTGAGCACATCAGCAACTTTTAATGGAAGAGCTGGGGGCGCGCCAAGTGCCTCCCATGTGGCGGAGCCGAAGGAGGATTGCCAATCCCGGGGCTTCTGCCGCCGCCGTGCCGGTCGGCACGAAAAACGGCGGTCATCATGGATGACCGCCGTTATTGAATCGGATCGAGCAAAACCGGACTCTGCAACCAATCGGGGCTGGGCAACCAATCGGGGCCGGTGCCGCCCAGCCCGTGCGACCTGCCGTCAGGCTGGCGACTTGCCGACGGGCTTGGGGTACACGTCGTCAATCCGGTTGGGTAGGATCGATTTCACGTCCCGGCATTCCGCGATGGCCGCGATCACGTCGGGAGCGGCGCTGACCGAGAAGGACTTCGCAAAACGGCGGACATGGTTGATGGTCGCGTCCGGCGATGAGGTCTTGGCGGCGGCGGTCGTCACGATATCGCGGGCGCGGTCGCCGACTTCGGTAGCGGTGACATTGTCGGCAAGGAACACTTGGGCGGACGGGTGTTCTCCCTGCGCGGCTTGCGCGCGCAGGATCTCCAGAACCTTTTCGGTCGTCCAGTCGGCGGCGGCAGGGTCTGTCATGGCATTCCTCGTCTACGATGAAGGCCGGCTAACCAATATAGGGCCGCCCGCCCGGATTGGAAGCGGGCGTCCTTATAACGCTTCTTACCCGATATTCTTATCACACGGTCGGCTGGATGTTGGTACCTGCCAGGATGGATAGGGCCTTGGGTGCGTTGGGAATGCCCCGGTTGCCGCGTGGTATCGGCATGGACGAGGGGCGCCCGCAAGACGCCAGAATTGCATGTTCCAGATCGTTCGACGTGGCGCTTGGCATCGCCTGGAGCAGCAGGGCCGCGAGGCCTGCGACGTGGGGCGTCGCCATGGAGCTGCCGTCCATGGTCATGTAGCCACCGTTCGGCACGCAGGACAGGACGTTCACCCCCGGCGCCACCAGATCGGGAACGATCGGGTCATCGGTTCGGTTGAAACGCTGGCTGCTGGAGAAATCGGCGACTTCGTCCCGCTCGTTCGACGCGCCGACCGACAGCACGTTGGTGTAATTGCCCGGCGAACGGCTGGAATTGGCGTACTCGTTGCCGACAGCGATGACCGGCAGCACGTCGTTGGCTCGCAGCGCGTCCACGATGGCCTGGAAAGCCGGAGTATAGCCGCGCAACCCCAGCGACATGCTGAGGATGCGGACGCCGTAGCCCAAAGCCCACTCCATCCCGCCGACGATGCGGTCCACTACGTCGCCGCCCTCGATCACCATGGCGCTGGCGAGCTTTGCCCCCGGCGCCACGCCGAAAGAACCCCTTTCCGTCTTTCGGCCCACGATGGTGCCGGCGGTGTGGGTGCCGTGGTCGTCGCTGTCGCGGACTTCCGCATTTTCCACCAGATCGCCACGCAGATCGAACTCCGCGAACGCCTCTATCGCATCCTTGAGCGCGGAGTGGGAGCCGTCCACTCCGGTGTCGAGATGGCCGACGATCACGCCTTTGCCGGTGATCCCCCGGCTCCACAGTTCCGGAACACCCAGCCGTTCGATGCCCCAGGTCGGCTTTGAGGTCGGTTTTGAGTTCGGCTTTGCATCCTCCATAATGACCGGACGGATCAGGCTGATCTGCGGCGCCTCGACCAGCTTCTTCACCCGTGAGTCCGAGCGCAATTCCTTGGCACCCTGCCGGTCCACATAGCCCAGTGCCAGCCCCAGGCGCGGATAGATGCGGACGGCGGGTCCGACCGCCGTGGCGACCGCCTCGCCGCTGGAGTGGCTGGCCGCCGCCCGCGCGAGGTCGCTTTCCAGCATGGTGTCCGGGATCACGAAATGCCTGGCCAAGTCATCCGGTACGGCGGGGGACTTCAACGTCGCCGAGACGGACTTCTTGAAGACGACGATGGCCTTGGCATAGCCCATGGCCGCCAAGGACTGATCGAGTGTCGAAGTCATATTCTTCCTCCCGTTCCGGTTGTATTTCGGCCAGCGTGGCGAAGCACGGTTACCAAGTTGTTGACGCCGGCTCCGCTACCGCTGAACAGCGGTGGGGGGCGGCGCGCACCGAGGTGCCGCGCCGTGACGGTCGATGTTCCCATTGGAGCCAAATCCCCCGATGGCATACCCCTTCGGGGCAATCGGCTTGGGCGAGACGTTTCCGGCAATTTGCGGTTGGAACGGTCAGCCCGAGATAAAGCAGAAGGCCGCATCCCATGAGCGTAGCCCGGCAGACCAGCCCAGCCCGCAACGCCGATGCCTCAATCTCTGCCGACCCGCGCCCTCCGGTCGAGCCGGGGATCCGCAGGCGAGAGATCGCGATGTTCCTGCTGCTGGCCGTGTTCATCTGGCCGGTGCTGTCGGTCGCGGTGGTCGGCGGCTATGGCTTCATCGTGTGGATGTCGCAGCTGATCCTGGGGCCGCCCGGTCCGCCGCCAGTCTGACGGGGGCCGGTCCCATGGCCGACGATGCCATAGACCGGGGACGGAGGGGCTTCCTGCGGGGACGGCCGGCAAGCGGTCCCGCACCGATCCATCCCCCCTGGTCGCGGCCCGATTACTTCACTTCCCTTTGCACCCGTTGCGGCGCCTGTGCCGACGCCTGTCCGGAGGCGATCCTGCGTCCGGGCGACGGCGGCTATCCGGAGGTCGACTTCACGCGCGGCGAATGCAGCTTCTGCGGCGCCTGCGCCGATGCCTGTGCCGCGCCGATCTTCGACCGGACCGCCATACCCTGGGCGCTGCGTGCGACCGTCACGGACGATTGTCTGTCGGTGCGGCGGGTGGTGTGCCGCAGCTGCCAGGATGCCTGTCCGGAAGGGGCGATCCGTTTCCAGCCGGCGCCGGGCGGGGCGGCCCACGCGCGCATCGACGAGTTCGCCTGCACCGGCTGCGGCGCCTGCGTCGCCGCCTGCCCGGCCGGTGCCGTGACCCTCGACCACCAGACCGGGAGCCCAGCCCATGCCGTCCGATGACACCACTGGATTGGCGCCCGCCGGCGAACTCCACATCGCCTCGCTGCTGCTGCATGTGCGGCCCGACCGGCAGCCGACGGTCCGCGCGGCCATTGCGGCCATGCCCGGCACCGAGCTTCACATCGAACAGTCCGGCAAGATGGTGGTCACCGTCGAAGGACCGCATGAGGGGTGGATCGCCGACCGCATGACCGCACTGCATCTGCTGGACGGCGTGTTCTCCGCGGTCATGGTCTTCCACCATGTCGACCAGGGGGAGGCATTTGTGCCTTCCGAACCCTGAACCCTCCCTGCCCTGCCCGTCCGACCCGAATGCCAGAAGAGAAGGGGGAACGCCCATGTTGGACCGTCGCGATTTCATCAAGGCCCAGGCGGTCGCCGCCGCCGCCGCCGCGGGCGGGATCGGCCTGCCGGCCGCCGCCCAGCCGTCGATGGTGGCGGGCGAGGACGCGATGCTGAAATGGTCCAAGGCGCCCTGCCGCTTCTGCGGAACCGGCTGCGGCGTGATGGTCGCGACCAAGGACAACCGCGTGGTCGCCACCCACGGCGACATGCAGGCGGAGGTCAACCGCGGCCTGAACTGCGTGAAGGGCTATTTCCTGTCCAAGATCATGTATGGCGAGGAC encodes the following:
- a CDS encoding S8 family peptidase, which encodes MTSTLDQSLAAMGYAKAIVVFKKSVSATLKSPAVPDDLARHFVIPDTMLESDLARAAASHSSGEAVATAVGPAVRIYPRLGLALGYVDRQGAKELRSDSRVKKLVEAPQISLIRPVIMEDAKPNSKPTSKPTWGIERLGVPELWSRGITGKGVIVGHLDTGVDGSHSALKDAIEAFAEFDLRGDLVENAEVRDSDDHGTHTAGTIVGRKTERGSFGVAPGAKLASAMVIEGGDVVDRIVGGMEWALGYGVRILSMSLGLRGYTPAFQAIVDALRANDVLPVIAVGNEYANSSRSPGNYTNVLSVGASNERDEVADFSSSQRFNRTDDPIVPDLVAPGVNVLSCVPNGGYMTMDGSSMATPHVAGLAALLLQAMPSATSNDLEHAILASCGRPSSMPIPRGNRGIPNAPKALSILAGTNIQPTV
- the napE gene encoding periplasmic nitrate reductase, NapE protein — translated: MSVARQTSPARNADASISADPRPPVEPGIRRREIAMFLLLAVFIWPVLSVAVVGGYGFIVWMSQLILGPPGPPPV
- a CDS encoding chaperone NapD, producing MPSDDTTGLAPAGELHIASLLLHVRPDRQPTVRAAIAAMPGTELHIEQSGKMVVTVEGPHEGWIADRMTALHLLDGVFSAVMVFHHVDQGEAFVPSEP
- the napF gene encoding ferredoxin-type protein NapF gives rise to the protein MADDAIDRGRRGFLRGRPASGPAPIHPPWSRPDYFTSLCTRCGACADACPEAILRPGDGGYPEVDFTRGECSFCGACADACAAPIFDRTAIPWALRATVTDDCLSVRRVVCRSCQDACPEGAIRFQPAPGGAAHARIDEFACTGCGACVAACPAGAVTLDHQTGSPAHAVR